The following is a genomic window from Bombus fervidus isolate BK054 chromosome 15, iyBomFerv1, whole genome shotgun sequence.
GAGTATCTTCTGGACTGCGAATCGCGTTGGCTTCCTTGGAGGGCACTGAAATAATATCTTTCTCTTCGTTGACGTTAGAAAGGTCACTGCGTTTGTTCCACTTGGAAATTGTCAATATTTCGATCTCTTGGTATTCGTTGGTCGGTGTCTTGGGCTCGTCATCTTCATACAGAACCTGAGAACCGCATCTAGTCGGGGTGGGTGTTTCCTCGATGTTTATCACAGGCACAGGAATCTCAGCGGTCGGTGTGGAGACTTCGGAAGCCGGAACAGTGGTATCAGGAGAATTCGTCAtagatttaatagaaatagtCGATGACCAAGAGTCTTCTCTCTTGAAGGGAGCTTTTTTTACGGTCGAGTACGCATCTTGGTCGATCGTTATAGATaggttcttcttcttctttaatcCTTTCTTAGGAGTGGAATCACCTTTATCAAAGTCTGACTTCTCTGAAGTAGTTGAAAGCGTTCCAGTGCTGGGTATTGTCTGTTCAGTCTTGAATTTCGACGACTTCTCCTCGGTCTTCCGCTCCTCCTCGATTACGGCGATATTACTGAACTCGGCTGGCGGAGTGGCGACGCTTATTTTAGGATCAGTCTCTTTTTTCTTGTCCAGCTGCCCGCTGCCGAGGTCCTCGACCGCCTGACCTGACTCCGAACTCTTGGAACCAGCGAAATCGAATCCCTTGTTGGTCACTTTCGTCACTTTAGGACTCTCCGGTCCCTTAATCTCGCTCCAGAAATCTATAGATTCCGTGGACGTGCTTTTAGACAAGCTTTCAACCTCTCCGACTACCGCTGGTTTCTGTAAAGGCATTTTGGTCATCAAATTTTCGTCGACGGATATAGATTGTTTTAAAGCATTTGGATCTATCTGTTCTTTGGTTGGAACAGACGTAGAATCCACACTGATACTTCTGTCTAAAGCAACACCGCTCTCGCCAGGAGTATCGACCTTGGAAAGTTTAGTTCTCCACGGGATCTTCGGCTCTTTGTTTGTTTGCGTCTCAGTCTTCGTTGCACTCTGCAGATTGGCTTTTGCCTCcgctttattttctattctgtTACTCTCAGTCTTCTTCGTTGGCACCTTGAAGGGCAATCTTGAAACTTCTTCGACACCTTTTTTTACCATCTTTTCAACACTCGGCCCATTCACCTTGTTATCCTTGTCATCATCTATTACATGTTTTCCTATCTTTTCAGCGACTTTTCCCGAACCTTCTGCTTTTTGCGTGTCACCTTTGAGACCCTCTGACAAGGTCGTTGTAATCACGAGGTTGTTGTTTGCATCATCAAGGGAAGAGGAAGTCTTCGTTAATAGATTATCTTCTTTCAAGGACTGTCCAAGATGATCTACGTTCGACTCTTCGGTAGAAACACCTACTTTGGAGGCGTTCTTCAAGGTCACAGCTTTGTTCACCTTCTTTCCCCAAGATACGACGTGTTCGTCGCGTTCGGCTTTCGTCGGTTTTGCCAGGTACTGCCGTTCTCGTAACGTACACTTTGGCGCTTCTACGGCATTATTTTCATCCGTATTAATTTTAGACGCTTTTGGCAGCCCGTCCGCAGCCGATGGAAGCGCTTCGCTGGCGCTGCTCTCGCTCGCCAACGGCTCAACACTTAACGTCACGTTGCTCTCATCGACCCTTGTGGTCATGGGATCGTCGTAGATCTTGGGTTCTACTAATTGCTCCTTCTTCGCAACAGAGACGACAGAGGACACTGGAAACTCTGGAACCTTTTTATCtagaaattctaatttcttcTGCTTGGGAATTTCAATGGCTTTCTTCTGTAttacttctttcttctcttttggGAAGATTTTATCCTTGGAGGATGTCTTTTGGTTCGTATTCTTATTCTCTTCTTTGACATTTTCAGATGAGATCTGACgaagtattttttctttagaaTACTCTGGCGTTTTCTTAGCCTCTTCCGTGACCTCTACAGGTAAGAtctgattaatttttttttctgtaaGAGACTCTGACGTTTTTTCTGATTTCATTCCATTGGTAATAGTTTCTAATTTCTTCAGAGGATCATTTTTTAGAGTCTCCGGAGGCGTCTTCACCGTGAAATACACGCTGTTTCTCGAAGTATCCTTTATATAGGGTTTCTTCACTGGTAACACGATTTCCGTTTCAGATTCTTCTTCAACCTCACGCCTGTCCGTCTTCCGTGTAAGTAATTTTTTAGGGACGGGAATTTTCACGCTTTCCCTGAACTGTTCCACGGGACTACTGTTCACCCAAATGGTAGAAAAGTCTCCGACACTGTTGCTGGCTTCGACCTTGAACATCTGCGGCCTCGAGCGCTTTCGAACTTTTTCCTCGTCATTCTCACTTGTTTGAACATCCGCAGAGGCGTCGCTGGAGGTACTAGGCGTACGTTCCCTTAAATTTTCACCTACCTCAGGCGGTGACGGCTTTTCGgtagttttctttttctttttcacctTTTTTAAGGTTTTCCTTACCTTCTGCGACGTAGCTTCCTCCTCATCTTGGGACCCAGGTTCTCCATCAACGCTTCTGCAGAAGATAGGAACGGTCCTTGTTCCTCCAGGAGTCCCTTTCTTAATCAAAGTCCCTCTACGAACCTCGTTCTCGATCTCAGCTTGTTCTTCAGCAACCAGAGTATCCAATACCTTTGCCTGAACTTGAGCGTAAGTTACCTCTCTTTCTATCTGTTCAGGATCCAACTGTATATCCGTCGAAGATCTTCTCCTCGTGAATCTTctagtaattttattctttatctgTTGCAGATCTTGAccctcttcgtcttcttccgTTTCCAAACTGACTTGATGGAACAACTGCAAACGTTTCTCCGCCTCGTCGAGTTTCTTGTCCTTGATCAAGAACTTCTCAACCAATAATTCACCCACAGACTTCTCATGCCTTTCGTTATGTTGTCTCAGAGCAGGATTATCTTTCAAGGCTTGGCTTCTGATTTTGATCGTGGGTCTGTCACGACGTAGACGATTTCTTTGATGGCTACTCTCCTGAGTCAGGGTCCTGGGTGTCGAGACGTCGATGTCCGCGGTGTCGATGACGCGTCTAGGCCGGCTGGGCACTGACGCGGGAGAATAACGACGCAGAGTGGACAGTGGGGACTCGGAGATGGTCGACAGATGTGGCGAGTATCGTGACAGCGGCGAATGGAGCGGTCTACGCGAATAACTTCATGAAATTCTGGTTGCTAGACAACGTGGATGCTTCTCTGGCAGTTTTTCTTtggtatttttttaaataataagattCAAAGACCTTGAATTTGGAATAGAACGATCCTGAATATAGCGTATCGTTTGTTTATAGATGAGTCAAATACGAAGAAAGTATGCTAAgctgttaaaaataatttttatcgtaaggAAGGTTGACTAAAAAATAGCAAATCGTTGTTTGGACAGTTACATAATGTTTAAGAAGACTCGGCAATTTTTGTGTCGCGTAATTGTTTCGAACCTGACCTGATAAGCTTCCGATTGCATGGTCTCAATACCAGAAGCTTCTTCTCGCGATGCATTACATTGCAGGGATGGAAAGCGTATCGTGAACACTTGTTACGCGCGTTGCCTCTGAATTTGGCTTCGGCCATGGCCACGACTGATTGACAGATTTCGATTCATGAATCAGTTGTACGCATTTGAACAGTTACACGATGACAAACAAGTAGTAATTGAGCGCACATATGGTTCCACTGACCGATATTAATCATGAAAGGCGACTGAAACTCCTCGTCAGGTTTTTCACTTGTCATTCCTCTACAAATTTAAGCTATTgtcttttgtattatatattttatttagataaataattttccaattatattttctgatcatttttacgtttatctaaataattttctatttaaaaaatatgctgTACGTAAGATATTGgtttaaattgtttaatattgtttttgttgcattaattttgtaaattgctGAAAAAATTCAAGAGGGAAGAAATCTCTcttaattattgttttataactaaaaattctatttgctAATCCTCGGTATACAGCATTAATCGTTACTTATAATGATCTTCCATTtatgtaagaaaaataattttattctctgCGCGTCATTAACATACGTTTATATTAAACCTTTCAGtgttataaaaaagataacgTAATTGCGGATTTTACTAGAGGATTTTTTGGCAATGCAACGAGTGCGACGAAGTTTTATCACGTGGAAACTACACGTCCAGACACTTGGCTATTTTTAAAAGCTAATATTCTCGATGAGCCCGCTGATCCTTTTGATTTACTCCAATCCGCGGACTAATCAATTAATCGTCATATCGCGTTTTACAAATAACTTTGAGATTTGACAGATCGTCTGTCGTATTTATCGTTTGTCAAAATTCCGAATAACATTCTAACAGAGTTATTCTAATTGCAGAGTATCGTGTGCGTACAATTTCACGTCTGCTGCATCAGCATGTTCCGATCTatggaattttcttttcattttccattGGCTGACTCAAAGGAAAATTGGGAAATGCGCTTGCTATTTTGGTTAGCTCCTTTATTGCTCCTCGCGCATTCACGTAACTAACCACCAGAGAAGCCTCCGCGACGACGAACGTCACTCCGCGACCAAGAATAATGGTCCGCGAAGGAAAAGCGAGGAAAGAAAGCGAAGAAAGGAACCGCTTCGTGGAACGCTATTTTCGCTTGGATTAGATGGACGATCGGGTCAAACGGGACGAACAAGTGCAATAATCAAACTCGAAGTGTATGTTTGCCAGAGGATGGTACAAAATGACTGATATTCCGAGAAAGTCCTTtgttcgaaaaagaaaaatctcttTAATTGTAGTGTAAAAGACGATGAACTAAACAAAGCGCCCAATGAGAAATAGTATACGTATACTtgtaagaatattaataacaagaAATTGTGTTTGTCATGTCATTTTATTTAGAcgtaatagaagaaaaattgatacaATGAAGAACACATGTTGCGAAGAGGAACTAAAGACGGCGATGAAAATCAAATGTAAACAGCGTGTTCACTAAGATAGagtggaaaagagaaaaattcaaaatttgtaaaaaagaaaactgttTCGCGATGAAATGCAAAAGATATCTCTGGCAGCAAAACAAATTACCAAAAAATCAATCGAGGCATTTTTTgcatgaaaataaagaaatatagtaTACGGGGTATCTTAGGAGGGCTAAGAGGAAAGGAAACTAATTGGACGAAGAAAAAGCTTACCGTGGAGCACCGGTCATCAATGAACTGTGATTGGAGAAAGGTCCCCCATAGTAATAGGACAAACTGTCTCCGTAGTAGGGCATCGTGGCGATGATTATCCAATAGATTTACGCGTATAGTTGTCGAAGGGCTGGAATTCGAAGAGGAAGCACAATTCGGGAGGCGCGAACAGTGAGCACGAGCGGTTCGACGCTCTCGAAGACGACTGAGTGCGGCACGAATCGCCGGCGAACGCGTTCTCAGGTGTTCGACGAGCCGTTCTCACGGTTCAGGGAGCCAACACCGACTGAGTCTAAGCCAGCGACCCAGTGTAATAATAGAAGTCTAGTATATGTGGCTTCCTAGCGTCTAACTATACTAGCTGGACTGTAATAACCCGTACAACGTCTCATTGcttttctacaaatattttccGTATTGTAGCGTTTACGTGACTCATTGTCAGGACTAGAATTGAATCATATGAACCGATTGTCAAACCTGATGTAACAAGCTTTTTCTCATGCGTTCCTATGGTGTTACCGTTGGTGAACACCGCGAACCATTTTACTAACGCAAAGAGACACGAAAATGGTAAAGAAGgacgattattatttttctataatcgAACACGATaatacgaattttttaaattttaacaataaatgtTTCCGTTTCAGAAAATTGACAAGGACTCGACATAACATAAGGAAATGTTGACAGAAATTTTGGTAAAACGTACATTGGTTAAAATCACTCCTCACTATCATGCTGTTAAAAACACAACAACAACATTGATGAAAGTCGTGAAGAATACCGAAAGACGCGCAATCATGCATCGTGAGGCTCGCGGTATAACATGCACGTCAAATTGCCAGGCGACGAATTTCGTGTCGTTGTCTCTGCAGCCGTATAAAACGCGCATTAATGTGTCAGCGGAGCCACGGTTTCGCGTTGTTTTGTATTCGACCATCGAGACCCGCGCCAAATGTTTCTTTCCTGGGTGCCTATTGTTACTTGTTCAGGGAAACTTAGAAATAGCCAACGAATGGCAACGAATTCTATTTCAAGTCAATTCTACAACTAACTttagtttcaaaatttactttaaaagttaaattttACAGAACTCGTGATACAAATTTACATTGCTATCATGGTGAAACTTAAACTTAAGGTGCATCAAGGTGAAaaggatatacatatatacaagaCGAttgttttcatgaaaattcttTGGCTTAAATCTTACTTACCGTCGCATCTGAGACCTTGTCGAAAAAAACCATACAACAAGGAACCGCAATGATCACAAAAGGTCGGTGACATGAACGTATAAGGACGAAACCTGTGAGGCACATCTACCTTGAAACGCTCCCTCAAGTACTGCCATCGAACAAgtattaacaaaattagaacGATTCTGTGTAAGATTAGATGTTGcgttactttgaacaaatagCATAAACAGATGCAGTGTGGGCTACCAGAAATAACACACAAccactttttataaaaatagatatcaaatactttcacaaaatttcaatgtccttactgcaaaaaaaaaaaagacacatatatataattagatCTGTTTTCAGGGACACAAATTTGGATTTCGGGTTCTAAATTGCTGGAAAATTATATGTCtgaaaatattcagaatttgGTAGAATTCACCGTTGCATCATGAGCAAACGTTTGCACACGGATTCTCGACGTTtagaaataaacataaattttagcATACGAGACAACATTAAAAACAGTGTTGTTTTCCATGATCATGAATGATCTACACGTCATTAATCAAATAAGCAAACATAGTTTCCTCGGGATATACATTGAACTTTTACTAAAAAACACCACTGATTCTCATTAAAGGAAATGGACGAACGAATATCAATTATTCTCATAAATcttaaagaaaatttgtcgCTTGTACGGTGAAGTTGTATAAAGCGGATAATACACTTACTATCGTGTTTTCGGATTCCCTGCCACTTTCCGGGCACTTGGTTAACAATTTATCATGGCACTTCTTGTGCACCGCTGTTTGGCAGGCTGAAACGCACGAATGGAATATTAATAGAGGTACAACGTGGCCGGTACAGTTAGAAAAAGTGCTGTCTGGGATATAATATTTACCTTGGCATTGATACCCTTGCTTTCCGAATCCCCTGCGACAAAGAGCACATCCCAGATTAATTGGAAAATACGCCGTACTTGAGGAAACCGCTGGCCGATACTTGAATGATATGCCGAACGGCACAGTGCAAACTATTTTTAGATGTCCGCACGTACATCGTCAAAGCAGCCGTCTTTTACGATAAATCGAAACTCTTCGATTATTACTACGCTGTTTGAGAGCGAATGTTCTCGATAAACCGTGTGTTCGTGGCTGCTTTGTTTCCTCAAGACATTTTACTCGTTTTCTATAGGCGAATCTTTGCCCGTTAATGTatctcttttatatttctttcatttatgtTTTAGAAACTTTACCAAAGGAAATCCTTGCAAAAGGCGCAGAAGGTCGGTTGTCTGAAGAATTTTGCAACTAGTTTGTGACCTCGAACCACGTGCACCTTGTTATGTTTTACTGCTCCTCTTCTTTTCGTAATTGCTCCTCCAATGTTGTTTTTCTCGCGTGCAGGAGACACAGATGCAGCCGTGATATCCCGTCGGGGAACCCTggttttatatacatatgttttcCCTGTGGACGTTGTCGGTGGTAGATCCGTTGGATTTAGTACTGGAATTCTGGTTCTGaaaccgtatcacgccatttttCTTATATCCTTCAATTATTGCTTTTTCACGCGTATTTTCAATGaaggtaaaatttaatttgatgtTATAAACTCGTATTTCTCTCTTCACAATCTTTTAAAGAGCCATTAAGAGAATTTGACCTTCATTTTCGTTTAGTGTTTGTTGATTCAATTGTACGCTTGTAATTAAAGttcctaatatttattttgaacgTGGAAATTTTAAGATGAAGTTAACTCGATGGATTaaactgaaatatttaatgaaaaatttattgcgGTGGACAGATTCGAATAGCGGCTGTTCTAATGGCAGATCTTACTGTGCTCTGTAGTAAACTCTGTAGTAAACATTGTAACATTTTCAAGCTTCcaaaatttgtatatctaAACTGAAGTATTTCATATCAAAGTTTGGTTTCTAAAAGACAATCTGATTAAACATCTTCTATTATAACAGTGTAAAATTGTGAAATGTATTTAACTATCAATTAATTACAGGTATTTTATCTGGAGGGATTGATTAACAACAGAAGATAACATGGAACAGTTATGGAACATTTAACAAGCTTTACCTACCGAGTGGCTCACCTGTAAGTGTATCCTTCCGCGCCCACGCGTGCCTGCGGGCTCTTACGAGCCTGTGGACTTCTTCCAGCTCGTGGGCTTCTACGGTCCCCGGAGGACTTCCGGCCTGAACCACCGCCTGCGTTGCGCCTCTTCGCGTGAGCACCACCGGTGAACATCATTTTCCTATTCACCTACTTACTCTCTTTGCCTTCTATCCACACTAATTCTTTTGTCATTGATGACAATTCATTCAAATGCTTCAACGTCGAAAAATAACACTGCTAACATGCTAAACGTTCGCGAATCAGTACCTGAATCACCGCGTGCCCGATCGTCGATGCTATCTTTTTAGTTTCCCGCCTCGTGACGCTCGAATTCCGGGGCACTTGGCCGCGTAATGCCAGAAGAATTCTCGTCCATCGGCCAGCAACATTTTCCTTTCTGTCCGCCACGAACAAGGCATCGGTCACTTCCAATCGATTAAAACTTACTGACTCTACCTTCGCGAAGAAACAGCGGGCAGAACACGTCACATTGTTAgtgaaattataatagattGTTCTCGACTAAAAAAATGGGTCATCAGAGGAATTGTGACCTTGACGAGTCAAGTCAACAAGAAACGAAGTATAACCATTAAATCTTCTAAATCTCGATCATCTCCTTTATTGAGGATTACACTGGACTCCTTAATTGGCCATTTTAATTGTATCAACGATATCGTTACTCGCCTGAATAAGTTCTGATAATTGATTGACTTTTTCAGATTCGATGTCACCTTCAGCACTGTTCACTTACCACTGATTTCGACGTTTTTAACCTTTGTGCACcaattaataatagtaataagagctacgattataattaaaaagatatggCTTCCAAGCGAGAAGGAAAATCTCTGAAGTTGTCACAGAAATTTTTGAGGGAAAAGGTTAGAAGACACCGAGTCTCTTCTTCAGTCTCACTCTTCTCACCCTTGCGAAGATCACACGTTTTTGATCAAATGGATGTATGACTAATACTCGAGAAAGAGAACGTTACGTTGACTATGGAAGTGGAAGATGTCTGTTCTTTccaattttctcttctttggTCCAACGTCCCGATGTGATACATCGTTTCAACAGGAATGTGTCGCGACCAAAAGTAGTATTAACGATATTCAAACGTCAGCTACACGGTTTGATTGACTCCACACGATATTTGAATGCTGTACTTTAGTAagtctctttcgttttctgAAAATAACGACTACTAACTGCTGTAATCTATGGAATACATACGATCAAATTGAAAACTATGGATCATCGCGTGGATGTTGACGAACATCGGAACTGGATTTTGACGCCTAAAACGTTGTGTAGCTTTGCACGAAACTCTCGAATCTATAAATATCAGCCTGTTGAATACCGCCCGCCATCGAGTCGAGTAGCGCCGCGCACGGGAAATATTAGAATGCGCTATCCGGCGCGTTTTCCAGCCTGGAAAAGCGAATggatttgagaaaaatttctGGACAGGTTAAAAAAATAGATTCATGTATTAGATAAGGAATAACTTGTACATTTCAGGCAAGCTTGACTCTggttgctttttttttttaataaatttgaatagtGTAAAAAAAAACACACACTAACgagtgatttttttttatgcaaACGAATGTATTTGTTCGATGTGTAATTAACAGATGTGTACAATGAGTTCGTTTTCTTACATATCAAGTACAGGAAAACAATAGCAATTACTCATTATTTGTATCGTGagtagaatttttttccacgttaattaatatctttgcTGTTCCATTGCTGCACATTGCATCAAAGAGCAATTTTGTGACTGACTCCCCTCATTCTTCCTCGTGGAACAAACGAGCGATTGTCATGTCGATAAATATCGTTAAGCAGAAAATTAAAGAGAGAAGCCGTTTTATACACAGCCTTTGAAATACCGCGAGGAAATTGTCCGATTTTCTTGGGTACTATATACAGTTAAAGTAAAGTACAAATAGTTACAGATTCGATCATGGAACAACCTGAACATTTTGTGCTCGCGATAGAACCTTATGTAATATATGTTTCAAACAGACTCAGGATGTTTTCTCGTCGATGAACATATCCAGAGCTGTTATTTTCGCTCACGGCGGAACTACATcttaaataatgaaactaatcttaattttcttaaaaggtacaatatttatatatttatatttatgtatagcGGACAAGGAATAGAGAATCCTAAATCGATACGAACATCGCTACAATAAAAATCCAAATGATTCTTATAAAGAGACTGCTCACTGGAAACTAAAAACGCTGTTCTTCTTCAAAGCGCACAACGCGGTTTCGTGACTGAtttgtgtgtgtatatgtgtatatgtgtgttCGCATTATGCTATTATCAAAACTCCCTAGCCAGTGGTTTTCTCGGTTCCTTTTAAAAAACGCTGTTTGAAATTCGTGTAAAAGAATTATCGGTTGGGAAtgattagaaaatatataccaGAAAGAATTCGGCTTGGTATTTTCGCCTTTTTTGTCTCCTCTTGCTTGTCTGCAAACATCAGTGCACCACGGGATATATCATCGAAGTCTAAGAACTTCCACAAGGGGAAAAAGCGCGAATCATAGCCATAGTTCTATTGTGTACGAATTACTATAGAAACAAATAGGGCCTGATAACTTCGACGTAGTTTCCCGAATCTTGTTCTCACGTGTTAACAACTTCTGTATCGCGTACATTTAGATGATAACTGGCAAACAGCTCGCAGGGACGACTGATCGACTGTCACTGGTCAGTAGCTGATCTCTTGGGTCGGCGTTCCTCTTCGAGTAGTCTGCGTTCTTCTGCGAGTAGTAGCCGCTCTTCCAACAAATCATGGAGTTGTTCCACTTCCTTTGGAGCTGCTTGAATAATGAAGATTCTGATACTTCCTTGAACATCCATCGCCGTTAGTCTTAATGATTTAAGTGCCGCTCGTTCCGCGATCATTCCTGGCCATACTTTTGTGTTCATAATTAATCTCTGCGTTCCTGCAGTACGTCCCACTAATCGAGATTCTCCGTCGCGGTCGTTTAGCCTTAAAGTACCTCTACCTCTTTCTTGCCAACTGCCACTAGCCTGAACAAAATCGGAAATTTATCGTGAATGAATCattctgaaaaattgaaagcaaaaataattcttatacATACCTTGTCAAATGCAAAGAATTTACAATTAATCTGAAGAACATTTGTTTCTCCTTCTTCACCAGTTAGTGGTGTTATTTGACTATACTTCCTCTTATTAGCACGGTTTGCTTCTTCTAATTTTTGAGCAGCTTCGGTTAATGTTAGACTTGATTTGGAGGTAGTACGGCATGCTGCTGACGCACTGGAAAAAAGAAGCTCTGTGGAACCATTTGCATTTGtgctttcctcctttttttccttcttctccttGTCTTCCGCTTTGTCAGAATTTTCTGCATCATTTGCGATCACAACGCGTTCTTGTAAGTTCTGACCAAATACAAAGTTTGGTTCTGATACACAAGGCGTTATTGTAGTATTTACACTATCTTTTGTGCTTGTGCCTAGCAACAGGAAGGTGGGCTTCACTTCCTCATTTGGTTTGTCTTCCCTTTTAGCTTCTTTTACTTCACTTTTACTTTCTGTTACTTCATCTTTAGTTTCTCTTACTTCActattatcatttttcttttcactcTTATCATCCTTTTCTTTGTTCTTATCTTCCtttgtttctgttttattattttccttttccttatTCTTTTCATCTAGTAATGAATCTGTGGCTTTTGCAAATGGATTCTGAAACTTAGCTGGTTGTAGATATACTTTAGTAGTAGGCTTACTGTTTGTCACTGTGCTCAATTGAGAGGGCCACAACGTAGATGACTTTCTTTCCTCAACTAAGTTCTTGATGGAATCACTACACCCAAACGTTGTTCTAAACTTTGACGCAGCTAACACTGGCCTGTTAGAACTCGAGGGTGATTCCTGGGTATTATTTTCTGTCGATGAGCTCTCCATTTCTTCTGAAATGATTCAGATTTCATAAACTACTAGTCATAAATTGTTACATGCAAGTAATACTTTCACATCATAACCTATGTGGTTTCCAACAAAAGTTATTGGGACTGGTCAAAAATTGTGCTACATTGTAGcgaaataacgaaaatatatcaaatatagcAATTGTATGTAAATATCATAGAAAAAACTGACGATAAAGTTACGCATGTGGAACAAAAAATAACACTGCGTATTTACCACTGGTGGAATTTTCAGATGAATCCCCTGGTGATTCTTGTGGTGGATCTACCTTTAAAACATAGGATGGTCGATTCgtctcttctttattttctacgtGAAATTCAAAAACAGATAGTTAACATGATTgtcaaacaaaattatttcctcAATCTGTCGTAACGCTCTAGAGAGTAAATATTGCCGAAAAAGGAAGATACGGAAATACATAGGATTCAAAGAATAATATGGATTAAAAAAAACGATGATTTTCTaagaattatcaattattataatttacataatcGTGCAgaatttatcgttaatttacTGTATAGGAAAAGAATCACAAAACGCACCCTTGCAGTCCGCCATTTTTTACGTGGAAGTGGTCAAGTGTCGCCATCTAGCCAtattattagaagataaaaaaatattctctacTACATGTGATCCATGCACAGATtcatatatacgtgtatatacaGTTACATATTGTACGTGgtaataatatcaa
Proteins encoded in this region:
- the LOC139994603 gene encoding putative protein kinase C delta type homolog; the encoded protein is MMFTGGAHAKRRNAGGGSGRKSSGDRRSPRAGRSPQARKSPQARVGAEGYTYRTRIPVLNPTDLPPTTSTGKTYVYKTRVPRRDITAASVSPAREKNNIGGAITKRRGAVKHNKVHVVRGHKLVAKFFRQPTFCAFCKDFLWGFGKQGYQCQACQTAVHKKCHDKLLTKCPESGRESENTIYLRERFKVDVPHRFRPYTFMSPTFCDHCGSLLYGFFRQGLRCDGK
- the LOC139994590 gene encoding uncharacterized protein; the protein is MPYYGDSLSYYYGGPFSNHSSLMTGAPRPLHSPLSRYSPHLSTISESPLSTLRRYSPASVPSRPRRVIDTADIDVSTPRTLTQESSHQRNRLRRDRPTIKIRSQALKDNPALRQHNERHEKSVGELLVEKFLIKDKKLDEAEKRLQLFHQVSLETEEDEEGQDLQQIKNKITRRFTRRRSSTDIQLDPEQIEREVTYAQVQAKVLDTLVAEEQAEIENEVRRGTLIKKGTPGGTRTVPIFCRSVDGEPGSQDEEEATSQKVRKTLKKVKKKKKTTEKPSPPEVGENLRERTPSTSSDASADVQTSENDEEKVRKRSRPQMFKVEASNSVGDFSTIWVNSSPVEQFRESVKIPVPKKLLTRKTDRREVEEESETEIVLPVKKPYIKDTSRNSVYFTVKTPPETLKNDPLKKLETITNGMKSEKTSESLTEKKINQILPVEVTEEAKKTPEYSKEKILRQISSENVKEENKNTNQKTSSKDKIFPKEKKEVIQKKAIEIPKQKKLEFLDKKVPEFPVSSVVSVAKKEQLVEPKIYDDPMTTRVDESNVTLSVEPLASESSASEALPSAADGLPKASKINTDENNAVEAPKCTLRERQYLAKPTKAERDEHVVSWGKKVNKAVTLKNASKVGVSTEESNVDHLGQSLKEDNLLTKTSSSLDDANNNLVITTTLSEGLKGDTQKAEGSGKVAEKIGKHVIDDDKDNKVNGPSVEKMVKKGVEEVSRLPFKVPTKKTESNRIENKAEAKANLQSATKTETQTNKEPKIPWRTKLSKVDTPGESGVALDRSISVDSTSVPTKEQIDPNALKQSISVDENLMTKMPLQKPAVVGEVESLSKSTSTESIDFWSEIKGPESPKVTKVTNKGFDFAGSKSSESGQAVEDLGSGQLDKKKETDPKISVATPPAEFSNIAVIEEERKTEEKSSKFKTEQTIPSTGTLSTTSEKSDFDKGDSTPKKGLKKKKNLSITIDQDAYSTVKKAPFKREDSWSSTISIKSMTNSPDTTVPASEVSTPTAEIPVPVINIEETPTPTRCGSQVLYEDDEPKTPTNEYQEIEILTISKWNKRSDLSNVNEEKDIISVPSKEANAIRSPEDTPESSKKKKVVRKKKSSTIKKSSTKKESSKDNKGSKKSSTKKSSAKSQEVLKASEVKNSAKTNPKNNTPTQKPIDLIRMFYTTPSALLTATPRDLSKVRRAKIKRKKHHSRTPSVSSDSTGSTTSTATTESSGSTCTDDDPEHKRMNSTRSNDSGFDGSPRISTPSQSSDNQRNSDSSDHFPSGRITPPATNLPRFKKYTVTDFNFLKVLGKGSFGKVLLAELRGTECVYAVKCLKKDVVLEDDDVECTLIERKVLTLATRHPYLCHLFCTFQTDSHLFFVMEYLNGGDLMFHIQKSGRFPEPRARFYAAEIWSGLNFLHKKGIVYRDLKLDNVLLDFDGHIRIADFGMCKLQIFLDRTADTFCGTPDYMAPEIIKGLKYNQAVDWWSYGVLLYEMLTGQSPFSGCDEDELFWSICNERPFIPRYLSQDSSDILIALLEKDSGKRLPGHEIALHSFFQQLPWDRLERRQLEPPFKPALEHTLDTKYFDTAFTAERPRLTPVPEQILTSMDQGVFRGFSYTNPNATD